The Vibrio quintilis DNA window GCTTCTGCCGCCTCTTGAAGAAATTCATATTGTTTCCAAAAAGATTGCTTTTGCTGTCGGTAAAAAAGCCATTGAGCAGGGTGTTGCTGAAAAAATTACCGATGAAGCACTGGAACAGTCGATTGAACGTAACTTTTGGCAACCGGCTTACCGCCACTACAAACGGGTTGCTTTCTGATTGAGTTCATAAATATGTCTGAATTTCCGGTGATCAACGTATGGATTTGATCCTCATCCGGAGATAAACTGAAGCCTCTTATTATAAGAGGCTTTATTTTTTTAAAGAGATGACAATATGATTCAGTTTTTCAACCCCGCCGGGCAGTATATTGCGCCTTATCTCAGTGAAATATCAACAGCATTTATCGCTTGTTTATTAGTCATGCTGGGCGGAGAAATCAATACTTTTTTACGTCAGGCACTTGGTAACCAGCACTTTATCATCCGTACGCTTGCCTTTATTATCCTCAACGCATTTGGCTACGGATTTATCATTGTAAAACTAAGCCCTGACCTCGCACAGATACTTGAACACCTTGAAAAAGGTATGATGTTTTTACTTGTCATCGCGAGTTTTATTGGCATAGGCTTATGGGCACAGAAAAACCGACATATATAAAAACCAAAATAACAATGACCAGCTTTTTTTCGGGCTATTCATGGTCACGTCTGGTGAAAACTGTTGGCATCACCTTCGTCATCGTTGGGATGCTGACACTGTTTATTGATCGCTGGGTCAGCTGGCAGACCCGGGATCATATTGTCACGGATTCAGACAATCTCCCTCCTTTCAAAGTTGCGGTTGTACTCGGTACCAGCAAATATCTGGGCAGAACATTAAATGACTACTACGCACACCGTATAGATGCAGCAATCCGCCTTTATCATGAAGGTAAAATTAATCAGTTTTTATTAAGTGGTGATAATGCTCACCGTTCATATAATGAACCCTGGACCATGAAGCGAGATCTACTGAAAGCCGGTATTCCTGAGCAGAAAATTGCGTTGGACTATGCCGGATTCCGGACGCTTGATTCGATTGTCCGGACCCGGAAAATTTTTGATACCAACCACTTTTTGATCATTACGCAACAATTTCACTGTGAACGTGCACTGTTTATTGCCGAACACCGTGACATTGATGCGACCTGTTTTGCTGTTCCCGGCCTCACGCATGGTTCGGGGATAAAAGTCAGGGTTAGAGAAGCTTTTGCCAGAGTCAAAGCCGTGCTGGACTTGTTTATTCTTAACGCTAAACCAAAGTTTCTCGGTCCTAAAGAACCCATTATTATCGATGAAGACACGACTCTGACTCCCCTGCCAGAAACTCATCCGGAAAAATAATTCAACGTTCGCTAAATTCTGCTACCATTCCGGCCACAAATCTATTTATATAAAATGAGTAATGTCATGTCTCTGGTCATCAAAGGCGTATTAAGTAAACTTCATTCAACCCCGGACAGTCCGGTTCATTATGAATTACCTGTTGGCGATTCTCTGTTACCACTCAACCCATTGATAGGTAAAAAGATGACCCTGATTTATTCAGGTCATATTTATTGCTGTGCATGCGGTAAAAAAACCAAAAAAAGTTATGCTCAGGGACATTGCTATGTCTGCATGAAGAAGCTTGCCAGCTGTGACATGTGTATTATGAAGCCGGAAACCTGCCATTTTGATCAGGGAACCTGCCGGGAGCCGGACTGGGCTGAATCTCATTGTATGGTTGATCATTATGTTTACCTGTCGAATACATCCAGTCTGAAGGTCGGTATCACCCGTTACTCTCAGATTCCGGTCAGATGGGTTGATCAGGGAGCCACACAGGGATTGCCCGTGTTTAAAGTTAAAACCCGTCATATATCAGGGCTCATTGAAGTGGAACTGGCGAAACATATTGCGGATAAAACTAACTGGCGGGCGATTTTAAAAGGAGAGAATGAAAATCTCCCCCTGAAGGAACTGGCTAAAGAGCTGCTTCCCAAAGTAGAAGACACTGTGTCAGCAATCCGGGAAAAATACGGGGAAGATGCGGTTGAACTTTTAGATTCATCCATCACGGATATCCACTTCCCTGTCAATCAGCATCCAACAAAAATTGTTTCTCACAATTTTGATAAAAATCCGGAAGTATCGGGGACGTTGCTGGGAATCAAAGGACAGTATCTGATCTTTGATACCGGTGTCATCAATATCCGGAAATTTACTTCTTATGAAGTTGAAGTTCACTCTCCCGAATAATACTAATCATCATCAGTGACAAAAATGCCAGCTGACCGAAATCAGCTGGCATCACTTTATCGCTTATTTCAAATCATTGAATGATTTGATTACTCTGGTTTACCGGTTGCAGTATCCAGTGATGGGTAAGCGTTATCCAACAATACTTTGAAACCAGCAGAGAACCAGCGACCTGCGTGAGGTGCGTTGTCCATTGCTCCGGTTGCTGTTGAATGTGGCTCAGAGTTCATTGAATCCGGGTCACACATTGAATCATATTGTTTTGCCGGATCATCCGGGTCTTTCTGATAGTCAGACTCAGAGATACCATCTGATTCACCTGGTGGTTTCGCCCATACGAACGCATCGATACCTGGGTATGGACTTGCATATGGTTTATAACCGATACCACCTGGCTGGTTACACCAGTTACCACGGTGCAGACGACGGTCAACACGAGACTCGTTCACATAAGTGTCCAGGTTAGTTGAAGAACTTGCGCTGCTCGGACGCTCAGAACCACCCCAACCGTTACGGCTTGTATCGATCAGCATACCGATAGTTGAAGGTGCACCCTTCGCGATCATTTTCTTACGGAATTCCTGAGCGTAAGATTTTTCGTCGAAGTATGGGTTCCATTCGTAGAATGATGAACTACGTACTTGCTGGCCACCGACGTTTTTGTATGGTTCCTGCAGGTATGGTTCGACTGTTGGTGTGTAGTTTGCTGTGTTCGTAATAAACCCGGCAATACTATCCCAGCCTGCATCAGTACCGGTTACAACACCAGCAATCAGGTTAACAGCAGGATCGAAGTTACTATCCCAGCCTAACCAGCCTGAGTGAGCAGCATCGATATAAGAGTAAACGTTTTTCAGTGGTGAGAAAGCGTTCAGAGCGTAAGTGATACCTTCTTTATAACCACCTTCACCAGCCGCTTCTTTACATTTAGCAACATCGATGTTGGTTACAAGGTTTGGCAGAGAATCAAGCTCAATCAATGTAACGATATGAATGTCTTTGTACGCTGGATCAGCCAGAATTGCAGCGATTGGATCGATGTATTCAGACTTATAGCGGTCCATACCACCGTCAGCAATTGTCAGCTCACCATTGGAAGCTCTTGCACGACAGTCACGGTTTGGCAGGTCATAAATAACCACGGTAAACAGGTCAGCGCCCTGTGCCAGTGCGTTATCTAAGTGTGCTTTCAGACCCATTGCAGAGTCAGTACCTTCAATCGCAGCAATACGGTCCATCCAGACGAATGTATTTTGACCGGCAATTGCAGAGCCGCCATCAGCTTCAGCTTTTGCAGCCCACTCTGGGTTCACATACCATGTTGCATTAGCAAATGGGTTGTCAACGCGGGTGATTTCACTCTGCGAATTTTCATCAGTGACTTTAATTGTGACTGATGCAGTACTGGTCAGATTACCATCGCTCACAGTAACTTTTGCAGTGAATGTACCTGTTGTTGTATAAGTGTGGCTTGGGGAAACACCAGTACCAGTACTGCCGTCACCAAAGTTCCAGCTGTAAGTTAAAGCATCACCTTCAGCATCAGTTGAAGCAGAAGCATCAAATGAAACTTCCAGTGGCGTTGTACCCTGACGCGCACTCACTGAAACTTTTGCAGATGGTGCAGTATTACCCGCTTCATCAGCAACGTGAATCACAGTCATTGCAGAGTCGCTCAGCGTACCGTCACTGACTGTCAGCTTCACAGTGTAATCACCAGCTTCAGTAAATGTATGGCTTACGCTTTCGCCTGCATCTGTAACACCGTCACCGAAATCCCATGTGTAAGTCAGCGAATCACCATCTTTATCAGATGAACCAGCAGCACTGAAATCAACACTTAATGGCACAGTGCCCGATGTAACCAATGCCGAAAGATCAGCACTTGGTGCATTATTTTCAGTTGTTGGCGGTGTTGTACCACCAGTATCTCCGGAACAAAGATCGCCCGTCAGTTCAGGCGCCTGAGCGGCTGAGCTTGCATTACTTTTAACGCCGATAAAGCCAATTTCTACACTTTGCCCGGGATTGATTGTACCGTTCCAGCCCATATTTTTAGCAACATATGGATTTGAACCAGTCAGATTCGCTCCCCAAAGGTTCTGAATTGTAGAACCATCAGCAAAGTTAACACCAACCTGCCATGAGCTTACTGCAGTGTCACCATCGTTAGTGACTTTGATTGCGCCCTGAAAACCGCCCGGCCAATCACCATTTACTGAAAACTCACAACCAGCCTGAGCTGCGACTGAACCACATGCAGCACTGACCGCCAAAAGAAGAGGTATAATGCGATTGCATTTACGCTGTCTTCTTGTCATAAAAAATCTCCTAAATTTACAGACAATTTCCTGCAGGAAATCATCCTGCTAAAAAATTGTGTATGCCTATTTCATTCATTATTTTTTACAAGGCCTATAGCGAACCAAGACGTTGCTTTTCTTGTATACCTGCGATTCATCACATAAACAACAAAGCTCTATAACCTCTATTTCATTTGCGGAATATGTATCTAAAAACCTCAGTTATTGACAAAAACATGTTAATAAAGTGACTTGAATTGTCGCAATAATTGTATATTTGTGCTTAAAAAAGCCAGAACGTGATCTTCTGCCAAAGAATGCTCTCCGGCAAAATACACATCGGCAGATATTGAAAATCAATCTGATGAAACAGCGTTTCAAAGGAAATGAATGCAAATTGATAGTTATATTTGATGGGTTCTTTTTCAGAGAAGCCTTACCTGGCGGAGGCTCAGGTGCGCCATATCTGAAAACAAGATCTGAACAGGAAAGGTCTGAAAAAGAAAATGCCAGCTGACCGAAATCAGCTGGCATCACTTTATCGCTTATTTCAAATCATTGAATGATTTGATTACTCTGGTTTACCGGTTGCAGTATCCACAGATGGGTAAGCGTTATCCAACAATACTTTGAAACCCGCAGAGAACCAGCGACCTGCGTGAGGTGCGTTGTCCATTGCTCCGGTTGCTGTTGAATGTGGCTCAGAGTTCATTGAATCCGGGTCACACATTGAATCGTATTGTTTTGCCGGATCGTCCGGATCCTGCTCATAGTCAGACTCGGAGATACCATCTGATTCACCTGGTGGTTTCGCCCATACGAACGCATCGATACCTGGGTATGGACTTGCATATGGTTTATAACCGATACCACCTGGCTGGTTACACCAGTTACCACGGTGCAGACGACGGTCAATACGAGACTCATCAACA harbors:
- a CDS encoding DUF3392 domain-containing protein, giving the protein MIQFFNPAGQYIAPYLSEISTAFIACLLVMLGGEINTFLRQALGNQHFIIRTLAFIILNAFGYGFIIVKLSPDLAQILEHLEKGMMFLLVIASFIGIGLWAQKNRHI
- a CDS encoding SanA/YdcF family protein, whose translation is MGTEKPTYIKTKITMTSFFSGYSWSRLVKTVGITFVIVGMLTLFIDRWVSWQTRDHIVTDSDNLPPFKVAVVLGTSKYLGRTLNDYYAHRIDAAIRLYHEGKINQFLLSGDNAHRSYNEPWTMKRDLLKAGIPEQKIALDYAGFRTLDSIVRTRKIFDTNHFLIITQQFHCERALFIAEHRDIDATCFAVPGLTHGSGIKVRVREAFARVKAVLDLFILNAKPKFLGPKEPIIIDEDTTLTPLPETHPEK
- a CDS encoding DUF2797 domain-containing protein is translated as MSLVIKGVLSKLHSTPDSPVHYELPVGDSLLPLNPLIGKKMTLIYSGHIYCCACGKKTKKSYAQGHCYVCMKKLASCDMCIMKPETCHFDQGTCREPDWAESHCMVDHYVYLSNTSSLKVGITRYSQIPVRWVDQGATQGLPVFKVKTRHISGLIEVELAKHIADKTNWRAILKGENENLPLKELAKELLPKVEDTVSAIREKYGEDAVELLDSSITDIHFPVNQHPTKIVSHNFDKNPEVSGTLLGIKGQYLIFDTGVINIRKFTSYEVEVHSPE
- a CDS encoding glycoside hydrolase family 6 protein, encoding MTRRQRKCNRIIPLLLAVSAACGSVAAQAGCEFSVNGDWPGGFQGAIKVTNDGDTAVSSWQVGVNFADGSTIQNLWGANLTGSNPYVAKNMGWNGTINPGQSVEIGFIGVKSNASSAAQAPELTGDLCSGDTGGTTPPTTENNAPSADLSALVTSGTVPLSVDFSAAGSSDKDGDSLTYTWDFGDGVTDAGESVSHTFTEAGDYTVKLTVSDGTLSDSAMTVIHVADEAGNTAPSAKVSVSARQGTTPLEVSFDASASTDAEGDALTYSWNFGDGSTGTGVSPSHTYTTTGTFTAKVTVSDGNLTSTASVTIKVTDENSQSEITRVDNPFANATWYVNPEWAAKAEADGGSAIAGQNTFVWMDRIAAIEGTDSAMGLKAHLDNALAQGADLFTVVIYDLPNRDCRARASNGELTIADGGMDRYKSEYIDPIAAILADPAYKDIHIVTLIELDSLPNLVTNIDVAKCKEAAGEGGYKEGITYALNAFSPLKNVYSYIDAAHSGWLGWDSNFDPAVNLIAGVVTGTDAGWDSIAGFITNTANYTPTVEPYLQEPYKNVGGQQVRSSSFYEWNPYFDEKSYAQEFRKKMIAKGAPSTIGMLIDTSRNGWGGSERPSSASSSTNLDTYVNESRVDRRLHRGNWCNQPGGIGYKPYASPYPGIDAFVWAKPPGESDGISESDYQKDPDDPAKQYDSMCDPDSMNSEPHSTATGAMDNAPHAGRWFSAGFKVLLDNAYPSLDTATGKPE